A single Primulina eburnea isolate SZY01 chromosome 11, ASM2296580v1, whole genome shotgun sequence DNA region contains:
- the LOC140804419 gene encoding UDP-glycosyltransferase 86A1-like isoform X3 yields the protein MAEAVEIRPHAIMIPAPYQGHINPLVDLALNLASRGFTITFVNTEFVHHLLSKSHKNTGTDEIDLFSEARKSGLDIRYTTFSDGFPLDFDRDANVVEFWEYLIQDFVVHVDELMGNIVKSCDYKPFLITDTFSSWHAEIANKYNMVNVSFWTQPALVFALDYHLDLLRKNGHFPLPKEKSEDTVTYVPGVELISTKDFMTFLHETDITVEHKLVFRAFEQIENTDFILLNTVQELEPETVPALNQILPTYAIGPVMNFSTRKIKISTTLTQQTECTEWLQSKPPASVLYISFGSFVHSTKQVIQEIAHGLLLADINFIWVVRTNVVIDSDATDVLPSGFEQKVKEKGLIVPWCDQDSVLSNPGIGGFLTHCGWNSVLEGAWHGVPMLCYPLLHDQPTNRKLVVDDWKIGINLCDGESVTRDEVAGKIKRLMCGEFREEIKKVSSVMRNSLDDGGSSEKNLERFVVDLRAKIHSF from the exons ATGGCCGAAGCAGTTGAAATCAGGCCTCACGCAATCATGATTCCAGCCCCTTATCAGGGCCATATCAATCCACTGGTTGATCTAGCTCTTAATCTTGCTTCAAGAGGCTTCACAATCACTTTCGTCAACACGGAATTCGTTCACCACTTGTTATCAAAATCCCACAAAAACACAGGCACAGATGAAATCGATCTCTTCTCCGAGGCTCGTAAGTCGGGCCTAGACATTCGATACACGACGTTCAGCGATGGTTTTCCTCTTGATTTTGATAGAGACGCCAACGTTGTGGAGTTTTGGGAATACTTGATCCAAGATTTCGTAGTTCATGTCGATGAGTTGATGGGAAATATAGTAAAATCGTGTGATTACAAGCCGTTTCTTATCACGGACACTTTTAGTTCATGGCATGCCGAGATTGCGAACAAGTATAATATGGTTAATGTTTCGTTCTGGACACAGCCGGCTTTAGTGTTTGCTCTGGATTATCACTTGGACCTTCTGAGAAAAAATGGACACTTTCCTCTTCCAAAGG AGAAGAGCGAGGACACCGTAACCTACGTCCCGGGGGTGGAACTGATCAGCACAAAGGACTTCATGACATTTCTCCACGAAACGGACATAACAGTGGAGCACAAGCTCGTGTTCCGAGCATTTGAGCAGATTGAAAATACAGATTTTATCCTGTTAAACACAGTTCAAGAACTAGAACCCGAAACGGTGCCAGCCCTCAACCAAATCCTGCCCACTTATGCAATCGGCCCCGTGATGAATTTCTCCACGAGAAAAATCAAGATTTCCACAACCCTAACACAACAAACAGAATGCACTGAATGGCTCCAATCCAAGCCTCCCGCCTCCGTTCTGTACATCTCATTCGGCAGCTTTGTTCATTCAACTAAGCAAGTAATCCAAGAAATAGCACATGGGCTTCTGCTTGCTGACATAAACTTCATTTGGGTTGTTAGAACAAATGTCGTCATAGATTCTGATGCTACGGACGTGCTCCCTAGTGGGTTCGAGCAAAAAGTTAAGGAGAAGGGATTGATCGTGCCATGGTGTGATCAAGATTCCGTGCTATCCAACCCCGGGATTGGAGGTTTTTTGACGCATTGCGGGTGGAACTCTGTGCTGGAGGGTGCGTGGCATGGTGTCCCGATGCTATGTTATCCTTTGCTCCATGATCAGCCTACGAATCGGAAACTGGTggttgatgattggaagattgGTATTAATCTTTGCGACGGCGAATCTGTCACGAGAGATGAAGTCGCGGGGAAGATAAAGAGGCTGATGTGTGGGGAATTCAGGGAGGAGATCAAGAAAGTGAGTAGTGTAATGCGGAATTCTTTGGATGATGGCGGTTCTTCGGAGAAGAATCTTGAGCGTTTTGTGGTTGATTTGAGGGCTAAAATTCAT tcATTTTGA
- the LOC140804928 gene encoding UDP-glycosyltransferase 86A1-like translates to MAETLELIRPHAILIPIPYQGHINPLVDLAVNLASRGFTITFVNTQYVHHLLSKSHNNTGTDNSDLFSEARKSGLDIRYTTISDGFPLDFDRDTNVYEFWEYMLEDFVVVVDELVGDIVRSCAYRPFLITDTFNSWHARIAKKHNMVNVSFWTEPALVFALEYHLEHIRKNGHYPPPKEKSEDITITYVPGVDPISTKDLMSFLQETDITVVHKIVFRAFEQIENADFILLNTAQELEPKTVPALNQILPTYAIGPAINFSTRNIKISSTLTQQTECTEWLQSKPPASVLYISFGSLVQTTKQVIEEIAHGLLLADINFIWVVRKNVVIDSDATDVFPSGFQQKVKEKGLIVPWCDQDSVLSNPGIGGFLTHCGWNSVLESMWHGVPMLCYPLLYDQPTNRKLVVDDWKIGINLWDGESITKEEVAEKITRLMCGEFREESKKVRTVLRNSLDDGGSSEKNLERFMEDLRDKIHAYY, encoded by the exons ATGGCtgaaacacttgaattaatcaGGCCTCATGCAATCTTGATTCCAATTCCTTACCAGGGCCATATCAATCCACTCGTTGATCTAGCTGTTAATCTTGCTTCAAGAGGCTTCACAATCACATTTGTCAACACACAATACGTTCACCACTTGTTATCAAAATCCCATAATAATACAGGCACAGACAACAGCGATCTCTTCTCCGAGGCTCGTAAATCGGGCCTAGACATTCGATACACGACGATCAGCGATGGTTTTCCTCTGGACTTTGATAGGGACACAAACGTTTACGAGTTTTGGGAATACATGCTCGAAGATTTCGTAGTTGTAGTCGATGAGTTGGTGGGAGATATAGTAAGATCGTGTGCATACAGACCATTCTTGATTACGGACACTTTTAATTCATGGCATGCCCGGATTGCGAAGAAGCATAACATGGTTAACGTTTCTTTCTGGACAGAGCCGGCTTTAGTGTTTGCTCTGGAATATCACTTGGAACATATAAGAAAAAATGGACACTATCCGCCGCCAAAGG AGAAGAGTGAAGACATCACCATAACCTACGTCCCGGGAGTGGACCCGATCAGCACAAAGGACTTGATGTCATTTCTCCAAGAAACGGACATAACAGTGGTTCACAAGATCGTGTTCCGAGCTTTTGAGCAAATTGAAAATGCAGATTTCATCCTGTTAAACACAGCTCAAGAATTAGAACCCAAAACGGTGCCAGCCCTCAACCAAATCCTGCCCACTTATGCAATCGGCCCCGCGATAAATTTCTCCACGAGAAACATCAAGATTTCCTCAACCCTAACACAACAAACAGAATGCACTGAATGGCTCCAATCCAAGCCTCCCGCCTCCGTTCTATACATCTCATTCGGCAGCTTAGTTCAAACAACTAAACAAGTAATCGAAGAAATAGCACACGGGCTTCTGCTTGCAGACATAAACTTCATTTGGGTTGTTCGAAAAAATGTCGTCATAGATTCTGATGCTACGGACGTGTTTCCTAGTGGGTTCCAGCAAAAAGTTAAAGAGAAGGGATTGATCGTGCCATGGTGTGATCAAGATTCCGTACTATCCAACCCCGGGATTGGAGGGTTTTTGACTCATTGCGGGTGGAATTCTGTGCTGGAAAGTATGTGGCATGGTGTCCCGATGTTATGTTACCCGTTGCTCTACGATCAGCCGACGAATCGGAAACTGGTggttgatgattggaagattgGGATTAATCTTTGGGATGGTGAATCTATCACGAAAGAAGAAGTTGCAGAGAAGATAACGAGGTTGATGTGTGGGGAATTCAGGGAGGAAAGCAAGAAAGTGAGGACTGTACTACGGAATTCTTTGGACGATGGCGGGTCTTCGGAGAAGAACCTTGAGCGGTTCATGGAGGATTTGAGGgataaaattcatgcatattaCTAG
- the LOC140804419 gene encoding UDP-glycosyltransferase 86A1-like isoform X2: MAEAVEIRPHAIMIPAPYQGHINPLVDLALNLASRGFTITFVNTEFVHHLLSKSHKNTGTDEIDLFSEARKSGLDIRYTTFSDGFPLDFDRDANVVEFWEYLIQDFVVHVDELMGNIVKSCDYKPFLITDTFSSWHAEIANKYNMVNVSFWTQPALVFALDYHLDLLRKNGHFPLPKEKSEDTVTYVPGVELISTKDFMTFLHETDITVEHKLVFRAFEQIENTDFILLNTVQELEPETVPALNQILPTYAIGPVMNFSTRKIKISTTLTQQTECTEWLQSKPPASVLYISFGSFVHSTKQVIQEIAHGLLLADINFIWVVRTNVVIDSDATDVLPSGFEQKVKEKGLIVPWCDQDSVLSNPGIGGFLTHCGWNSVLEGAWHGVPMLCYPLLHDQPTNRKLVVDDWKIGINLCDGESVTRDEVAGKIKRLMCGEFREEIKKVSSVMRNSLDDGGSSEKNLERFVVDLRAKIHLVVWKFFESTLRI, encoded by the exons ATGGCCGAAGCAGTTGAAATCAGGCCTCACGCAATCATGATTCCAGCCCCTTATCAGGGCCATATCAATCCACTGGTTGATCTAGCTCTTAATCTTGCTTCAAGAGGCTTCACAATCACTTTCGTCAACACGGAATTCGTTCACCACTTGTTATCAAAATCCCACAAAAACACAGGCACAGATGAAATCGATCTCTTCTCCGAGGCTCGTAAGTCGGGCCTAGACATTCGATACACGACGTTCAGCGATGGTTTTCCTCTTGATTTTGATAGAGACGCCAACGTTGTGGAGTTTTGGGAATACTTGATCCAAGATTTCGTAGTTCATGTCGATGAGTTGATGGGAAATATAGTAAAATCGTGTGATTACAAGCCGTTTCTTATCACGGACACTTTTAGTTCATGGCATGCCGAGATTGCGAACAAGTATAATATGGTTAATGTTTCGTTCTGGACACAGCCGGCTTTAGTGTTTGCTCTGGATTATCACTTGGACCTTCTGAGAAAAAATGGACACTTTCCTCTTCCAAAGG AGAAGAGCGAGGACACCGTAACCTACGTCCCGGGGGTGGAACTGATCAGCACAAAGGACTTCATGACATTTCTCCACGAAACGGACATAACAGTGGAGCACAAGCTCGTGTTCCGAGCATTTGAGCAGATTGAAAATACAGATTTTATCCTGTTAAACACAGTTCAAGAACTAGAACCCGAAACGGTGCCAGCCCTCAACCAAATCCTGCCCACTTATGCAATCGGCCCCGTGATGAATTTCTCCACGAGAAAAATCAAGATTTCCACAACCCTAACACAACAAACAGAATGCACTGAATGGCTCCAATCCAAGCCTCCCGCCTCCGTTCTGTACATCTCATTCGGCAGCTTTGTTCATTCAACTAAGCAAGTAATCCAAGAAATAGCACATGGGCTTCTGCTTGCTGACATAAACTTCATTTGGGTTGTTAGAACAAATGTCGTCATAGATTCTGATGCTACGGACGTGCTCCCTAGTGGGTTCGAGCAAAAAGTTAAGGAGAAGGGATTGATCGTGCCATGGTGTGATCAAGATTCCGTGCTATCCAACCCCGGGATTGGAGGTTTTTTGACGCATTGCGGGTGGAACTCTGTGCTGGAGGGTGCGTGGCATGGTGTCCCGATGCTATGTTATCCTTTGCTCCATGATCAGCCTACGAATCGGAAACTGGTggttgatgattggaagattgGTATTAATCTTTGCGACGGCGAATCTGTCACGAGAGATGAAGTCGCGGGGAAGATAAAGAGGCTGATGTGTGGGGAATTCAGGGAGGAGATCAAGAAAGTGAGTAGTGTAATGCGGAATTCTTTGGATGATGGCGGTTCTTCGGAGAAGAATCTTGAGCGTTTTGTGGTTGATTTGAGGGCTAAAATTCAT TTGGTCGTCTGGAAGTTCTTCGAATCCACACTAAGAATATGA
- the LOC140804419 gene encoding UDP-glycosyltransferase 86A1-like isoform X1, which yields MAEAVEIRPHAIMIPAPYQGHINPLVDLALNLASRGFTITFVNTEFVHHLLSKSHKNTGTDEIDLFSEARKSGLDIRYTTFSDGFPLDFDRDANVVEFWEYLIQDFVVHVDELMGNIVKSCDYKPFLITDTFSSWHAEIANKYNMVNVSFWTQPALVFALDYHLDLLRKNGHFPLPKEKSEDTVTYVPGVELISTKDFMTFLHETDITVEHKLVFRAFEQIENTDFILLNTVQELEPETVPALNQILPTYAIGPVMNFSTRKIKISTTLTQQTECTEWLQSKPPASVLYISFGSFVHSTKQVIQEIAHGLLLADINFIWVVRTNVVIDSDATDVLPSGFEQKVKEKGLIVPWCDQDSVLSNPGIGGFLTHCGWNSVLEGAWHGVPMLCYPLLHDQPTNRKLVVDDWKIGINLCDGESVTRDEVAGKIKRLMCGEFREEIKKVSSVMRNSLDDGGSSEKNLERFVVDLRAKIHKVILNFALVFLMKLVVWKFFESTLRI from the exons ATGGCCGAAGCAGTTGAAATCAGGCCTCACGCAATCATGATTCCAGCCCCTTATCAGGGCCATATCAATCCACTGGTTGATCTAGCTCTTAATCTTGCTTCAAGAGGCTTCACAATCACTTTCGTCAACACGGAATTCGTTCACCACTTGTTATCAAAATCCCACAAAAACACAGGCACAGATGAAATCGATCTCTTCTCCGAGGCTCGTAAGTCGGGCCTAGACATTCGATACACGACGTTCAGCGATGGTTTTCCTCTTGATTTTGATAGAGACGCCAACGTTGTGGAGTTTTGGGAATACTTGATCCAAGATTTCGTAGTTCATGTCGATGAGTTGATGGGAAATATAGTAAAATCGTGTGATTACAAGCCGTTTCTTATCACGGACACTTTTAGTTCATGGCATGCCGAGATTGCGAACAAGTATAATATGGTTAATGTTTCGTTCTGGACACAGCCGGCTTTAGTGTTTGCTCTGGATTATCACTTGGACCTTCTGAGAAAAAATGGACACTTTCCTCTTCCAAAGG AGAAGAGCGAGGACACCGTAACCTACGTCCCGGGGGTGGAACTGATCAGCACAAAGGACTTCATGACATTTCTCCACGAAACGGACATAACAGTGGAGCACAAGCTCGTGTTCCGAGCATTTGAGCAGATTGAAAATACAGATTTTATCCTGTTAAACACAGTTCAAGAACTAGAACCCGAAACGGTGCCAGCCCTCAACCAAATCCTGCCCACTTATGCAATCGGCCCCGTGATGAATTTCTCCACGAGAAAAATCAAGATTTCCACAACCCTAACACAACAAACAGAATGCACTGAATGGCTCCAATCCAAGCCTCCCGCCTCCGTTCTGTACATCTCATTCGGCAGCTTTGTTCATTCAACTAAGCAAGTAATCCAAGAAATAGCACATGGGCTTCTGCTTGCTGACATAAACTTCATTTGGGTTGTTAGAACAAATGTCGTCATAGATTCTGATGCTACGGACGTGCTCCCTAGTGGGTTCGAGCAAAAAGTTAAGGAGAAGGGATTGATCGTGCCATGGTGTGATCAAGATTCCGTGCTATCCAACCCCGGGATTGGAGGTTTTTTGACGCATTGCGGGTGGAACTCTGTGCTGGAGGGTGCGTGGCATGGTGTCCCGATGCTATGTTATCCTTTGCTCCATGATCAGCCTACGAATCGGAAACTGGTggttgatgattggaagattgGTATTAATCTTTGCGACGGCGAATCTGTCACGAGAGATGAAGTCGCGGGGAAGATAAAGAGGCTGATGTGTGGGGAATTCAGGGAGGAGATCAAGAAAGTGAGTAGTGTAATGCGGAATTCTTTGGATGATGGCGGTTCTTCGGAGAAGAATCTTGAGCGTTTTGTGGTTGATTTGAGGGCTAAAATTCAT aaagtcATTTTGAATTTTGCATTGGTGTTCCTGATGAAGTTGGTCGTCTGGAAGTTCTTCGAATCCACACTAAGAATATGA